From the genome of Symphalangus syndactylus isolate Jambi chromosome 5, NHGRI_mSymSyn1-v2.1_pri, whole genome shotgun sequence, one region includes:
- the MAPKBP1 gene encoding mitogen-activated protein kinase-binding protein 1 isoform X1, whose translation MAVEGSTITSRIKNLLRSPSIKLRRSKAGNRREDLSSKVTLEKVLGITVSGGRGLACDPRSGLVAYPAGCVVVLFNPRKHKQHHILNSSRKTITALAFSPDGKYLVTGESGHMPAVRVWDVAERSQVAELQEHKYGVACVAFSPSAKYIVSVGYQHDMIVNVWAWKKNIVVASNKVSSRVTAVSFSEDCSYFVTAGNRHIKFWYLDDSKTSKVNATVPLLGRSGLLGELRNNLFTDVACGRGKKADSTFCITSSGLLCEFSDRRLLDKWVELRNIDSFTTTVAHCISVSQDYIFCGCADGTVRLFNPSNLHFLSTLPRPHALGTDIASVTEASRLFSGVANARYPDTIALTFDPTNQWLSCVYNDHSIYVWDVRDPKKVGKVYSALYHSSCVWSVEVYPEVKDSNQACLPPSSFITCSSDNTIRLWNTESSGVHGSTLHRNILSSDLIKIIYVDGNTQALLDTELPGGDKADASLMDPRVGIRSVCVSPNGQHLASGDRMGTLRVHELQSLSEMLKVEAHDSEILCLEYSKPDTGLKLLASASRDRLIHVLDAGREYSLQQTLDEHSSSITAVKFAASDGQVRMISCGADKSIYFRTAQKSGDGVQFTRTHHVVRKTTLYDMDVEPSWKYTAIGCQDRNIRVFNISSGKQKKLFKGSQGEDGTLIKVQTDPSGIYIATSCSDKNLSIFDFSSGECVATMFGHSEIVTGMKFSNDCKHLISVSGDSCIFVWRLSSEMTISMRQRLAELRQRQRGGKQQGPSSPQRASGPNRHQAPSMLSPAPALSSDSDKEGEDEGTEEELPALPVLAKSTKKSLASVPSPALPRSLSHWEMSRAQESVGFLDPAPAANPGPRRRGRWVQPGVELSVRSMLDLRQLETLAPSPQGPSQDSLAIIPSGPRKHGQQALETSLTSQNEKPPRPQASQPCSYPHIIRLLSQEEGVFAQDLEPAPVEDGIVYPEPSDSPTMDTSEFQVQAPARGTLGRVYPGSRSSEKHSPDSACSVDYSSSCLSSPEHPTEDSESTEPLSVDGISSDLEEPAEGEEEEEEEEGGTGPYGLQEGSPRTPDQEQFLKQHFETLANGAAPGAPVQVPERSESRSISSRFLLQVQTRPLREPSPPSSSLALMSRPAQVLQASGEQPRGNGANPPGAPPEVEPSSGNPSPQQAASVLLSRCRLNPDSSWAPKRVATASPLSGLQKAQSVHSLVPQERDEAGLQAPSPGPLLSREIEAQDGLGSLPPADGRPSRPHSYQNPTTSSMAKISRSISVGENLGLVAEPQAHAPIRVSPLSKLALPSRAHLVLDIPKPLPDRPTLAAFCPVTKGRAPGEAEKPGFPVGLGKAYSTTERWACLGEDTTPKPRTECQAHPGPSSPCAQQLPVSSLLQGPENLQPPPPEKTPNPMECTKPGAALSRDSEPAVSLEQCEQLVAELRGSVCQAVRLYHSVAGCRMPSAEQSRIAQLLRDTFSSVRQELEAVAGAVLSSPGSSSGAVGAEQTQALLEQYSELLLRAVERRMERKL comes from the exons GAAAACCATCACTGCCCTTGCCTTCTCCCCTGATGGCAAGTATTTGGTCACTGGAGAG AGTGGGCACATGCCTGCCGTGCGGGTTTGGGACGTGGCAGAGCGCAGCCAGGTGGCCGAGCTGCAGGAGCACAAGTATGGTGTGGCTTGTGTGGCCTTCTCTCCTAGCGCCAAGTACATTGTCTCTGTGGGCTATCAGCATGACATGATCGTCAATGTGTGGGCCTGGAAG AAAAACATTGTGGTGGCCTCCAACAAGGTGTCCAGTCGGGTGACAGCAGTGTCCTTCTCTGAGGATTGCAGCTACTTTGTCACTGCAGGCAACCGGCACATCAAATTCTGGTATCTTGATGACAGCAAGACCTCAAAG GTGAATGCCACTGTGCCCTTGCTGGGCCGCTCAGGGCTGCTGGGAGAGCTACGGAACAACCTATTCACTGATGTGGCCTGTGGCAGAGGAAAGAAGGCGGACAGTACCTTCTGCATTACGTCCTCAGGGCTGCTGTGCGAGTTCAGTGATCGAAGGCTTTTGGACAAGTGGGTGGAGCTGAGG AACATAGACAGCTTCACA ACCACAGTGGCCCACTGCATCTCTGTGAGCCAAGACTACATCTTCTGTGGCTGTGCTGATGGCACCGTGCGCCTTTTCAACCCCTCCAACCTGCACTTCCTTAGCACCTTGCCCCGACCCCATGCTCTGGGGACAGACATTGCTAGCGTCACTGAGGCCAG TCGCCTCTTCTCTGGAGTGGCCAATGCCAGGTATCCAGACACCATTGCCTTGACCTTTGATCCTACTAATCAGTGGCTGTCTTGTGTGTACAACGATCATAGCATTTATGTTTGGGATGTGAGGGACCCCAAGAAAGTGGGCAAGGTGTACTCGGCTCTGTATCATTCTTCCTGCGTCTGGAGTGTGGAG GTCTACCCCGAGGTGAAGGACAGTAACCAGGCCTGCCTGCCCCCCAGTTCCTTTATTACCTGCTCCTCAGACAACACCATCCGCCTGTGGAACACAGAGAGCTCCGGGGTGCATGGCTCCACCCTCCACCGAAACATCCTCAGCAGT GATCTCATTAAAATCATTTATGTGGATGGGAACACCCAGGCCCTGCTGGACACAGAGCTGCCTGGAGGAGACAAAGCTGATGCATCCCTGATGGATCCCCGCGTGGGCATCCGCTCGGTGTGTGTCAGCCCCAATGGACAGCATCTAGCATCAGGGGACCGTATGGGCACACTTAG GGTGCACGAACTTCAGTCCCTGAGTGAGATGCTGAAGGTGGAGGCCCATGACTCTGAGATTCTGTGCCTGGAGTATTCTAAGCCAGACACAG GTCTGAAACTGCTAGCATCGGCGAGCCGGGACCGGCTGATCCACGTGCTGGATGCCGGACGGGAGTACAGCCTACAGCAGACGCTGGACGAACACTCATCCTCCATCACTGCTGTCAAGTTTGCAG CCAGTGATGGGCAAGTCCGCATGATCAGCTGTGGAGCAGACAAGAGCATCTACTTCCGCACTGCGCAGAAG TCTGGAGATGGAGTGCAGTTCACACGGACACACCACGTGGTGCGGAAGACGACCCTCTATGACATGGATGTGGAGCCCAGCTGGAAGTACACGGCCATTGGCTGCCAGGACCGAAACATTCG GGTATTTAACATCAGCAGTGGAAAGCAGAAGAAGCTGTTTAAAGGGTCACAGGGTGAGGACGGCACACTCATTAAG GTGCAGACAGACCCCTCAGGGATCTACATTGCCACCAGCTGTTCTGACAAGAATCTCTCCATTTTTGACTTCTCCTCAGGCGAGTGCGTGGCCACCATGTTTGGCCACTCAG AGATTGTCACTGGCATGAAATTTAGTAATGACTGCAAACATCTCATCTCTGTGTCTGGGGACAG CTGCATATTTGTGTGGCGCCTGAGCTCTGAGATGACCATCAGCATGAGGCAGCGTCTGGCCGAGCTGCGCCAGCGTCAGCGGGGCGGCAAGCAGCAAGGACCATCCTCTCCCCAAAGGGCTTCTGGACCCAACCG GCACCAGGCGCCATCGATGCTCTCTCCTGCACCAGCTCTCTCATCAGACAGTGACAAGGAGGGAGAAGATGAGGGGACTGAAGAAGAACTTCCAGCACTGCCTGTCCTTGCCAAGAGTACCAAGAAATCACTGG CCTCGGTCCCCAGCCCAGCCTTGCCCCGAAGCCTGTCCCACTGGGAGATGAGTCGG GCACAGGAGTCTGTGGGGTTCCTGGACCCAGCTCCTGCAGCCAACCCAGGACCCAGAAGAAGGGGGCGCTGGGTTCAGCCAGGTGTGGAGCTGAGCGTTAGATCCATGCTGGATCTGCGGCAGCTGGAAACGCTGGCCCCAAGCCCGCAGGGCCCTAGCCAGGACTCACTGGCCATCATCCCATCTGGTCCCAGGAAGCATGGGCAGCAGGCCCTTGAGACTTCACTCACTAGCCAG AATGAAAAGCCCCCTCGGCCTCAGGCTTCCCAACCTTGTTCCTATCCCCATATTATCCGATTATTGTCACAAGAGGAAGGGGTCTTTGCCCAAGATCTGGAACCTGCACCCGTTGAAGATGGTATTGTCTACCCGGAGCCGAGTGACAGCCCCACCATGGATACCAG TGAGTTCCAGGTGCAGGCTCCAGCCCGGGGAACTCTGGGAAGAGTGTACCCAGGCAGCAGGAGCTCAGAAAAGCACAGCCCTGACAGTGCCTGCTCTGTGGATTACAGCAGCAGCTGCCTTTCCAGCCCCGAGCACCCCACTGAAG aCTCTGAGAGCACGGAGCCCCTCAGTGTGGATGGCATCTCCTCAGACCTTGAAGAGCCAGCTGAGGgcgaggaagaagaggaggaagaggagggaggcacGGGCCCCTATGGGCTACAGGAGGGCAGCCCCCGGACTCCAGACCAGGAGCAGTTCCTAAAACAGCACTTTGAGACTCTGGCCAATGGAGCTGCTCCAG GGGCCCCAGTGCAGGTGCCAGAGAGGTCAGAGTCTCGGAGTATCTCTTCACGATTCCTGTTGCAAGTACAGACCCGCCCACTCAG GGAACCATCCCCGCCCTCCTCAAGCCTGGCACTGATGTCGAGACCAGCCCAGGTGCTACAGGCATCTGGTGAGCAGCCGAGAGGCAATGGTGCCAATCCACCTGGAGCACCCCCGGAGGTGGAACCGTCCTCTGGCAACCCTAGCCCCCAGCAGGCAGCCTCTGTGCTGTTGTCACGATGCCGTCTCAACCCTGACAGCAGCTGGGCTCCCAAGAGAGTGGCCACAGCCAGCCCCTTATCTGGACTCCAGAAGGCCCAGTCTGTGCACAGTCTGGTGCCACAGG AAAGAGATGAGGCCGGTCTGCAGGCCCCTTCACCAGGCCCACTGCTCTCTCGGGAGATCGAAGCTCAGGATGGTCTGGGCTCCCTGCCCCCAGCTGATGGCCGTCCATCTCGGCCTCACTCTTATCAGAACCCCACCACCAGTTCCATGGCCAAGATATCCCGCAGTATCTCTGTTGGGGAGAACCTGGGCCTGGTGGCTGAACCTCAAGCTCATGCCCCCATCCGAGTCTCACCACTCAGCAAGCTGGCCCTGCCCAGCCGGGCTCACCTGGTCCTGGACATCCCCAAACCACTGCCTGACCGTCCTACCCTGGCTGCATTCTGTCCTGTCACCAAAGGCCGGGCCCCTGGCGAGGCAGAAAAGCCTGGCTTCCCAGTGGGCCTAGGAAAAGCTTACAGTACAACTGAGAGATGGGCCTGTTTGGGGGAGGACACCACTCCCAAGCCTAGGACAGAGTGCCAGGCTCATCCTGGGCCCagcagcccctgtgcccagcaaCTGCCAGTCAGCAGCCTCCTCCAAGGCCCCGAAAACTtgcagcccccaccccctgaGAAGACTCCCAACCCCATGGAATGCACCAAGCCAGGGGCAGCCCTGAGCCGGGACTCAG AGCCAGCGGTGAGCCTGGAGCAGTGTGAGCAGCTGGTGGCAGAGCTCCGCGGCAGCGTGTGCCAGGCCGTGCGGCTCTACCACTCG GTGGCTGGCTGCAGGATGCCGTCAGCAGAGCAAAGTCGGATCGCCCAGCTCCTCAGAGACACCTTCTCTTCAGTGCGACAGGAGCTGGAAGCTGTGGCTGGGGCAGTGCTGTCCAGCCCAGGCAGCAGCTCTGGAGCCGTGGGAGCCGAGCAGACACAGGCCCTACTGGAGCAATACTCAGAACTGTTGCTTCGAGCCGTGGAACGGCGCATGGAACGCAAACTCTGA
- the MAPKBP1 gene encoding mitogen-activated protein kinase-binding protein 1 isoform X2: MAVEGSTITSRIKNLLRSPSIKLRRSKAGNRREDLSSKVTLEKVLGITVSGGRGLACDPRSGLVAYPAGCVVVLFNPRKHKQHHILNSSRKTITALAFSPDGKYLVTGESGHMPAVRVWDVAERSQVAELQEHKYGVACVAFSPSAKYIVSVGYQHDMIVNVWAWKKNIVVASNKVSSRVTAVSFSEDCSYFVTAGNRHIKFWYLDDSKTSKVNATVPLLGRSGLLGELRNNLFTDVACGRGKKADSTFCITSSGLLCEFSDRRLLDKWVELRTTVAHCISVSQDYIFCGCADGTVRLFNPSNLHFLSTLPRPHALGTDIASVTEASRLFSGVANARYPDTIALTFDPTNQWLSCVYNDHSIYVWDVRDPKKVGKVYSALYHSSCVWSVEVYPEVKDSNQACLPPSSFITCSSDNTIRLWNTESSGVHGSTLHRNILSSDLIKIIYVDGNTQALLDTELPGGDKADASLMDPRVGIRSVCVSPNGQHLASGDRMGTLRVHELQSLSEMLKVEAHDSEILCLEYSKPDTGLKLLASASRDRLIHVLDAGREYSLQQTLDEHSSSITAVKFAASDGQVRMISCGADKSIYFRTAQKSGDGVQFTRTHHVVRKTTLYDMDVEPSWKYTAIGCQDRNIRVFNISSGKQKKLFKGSQGEDGTLIKVQTDPSGIYIATSCSDKNLSIFDFSSGECVATMFGHSEIVTGMKFSNDCKHLISVSGDSCIFVWRLSSEMTISMRQRLAELRQRQRGGKQQGPSSPQRASGPNRHQAPSMLSPAPALSSDSDKEGEDEGTEEELPALPVLAKSTKKSLASVPSPALPRSLSHWEMSRAQESVGFLDPAPAANPGPRRRGRWVQPGVELSVRSMLDLRQLETLAPSPQGPSQDSLAIIPSGPRKHGQQALETSLTSQNEKPPRPQASQPCSYPHIIRLLSQEEGVFAQDLEPAPVEDGIVYPEPSDSPTMDTSEFQVQAPARGTLGRVYPGSRSSEKHSPDSACSVDYSSSCLSSPEHPTEDSESTEPLSVDGISSDLEEPAEGEEEEEEEEGGTGPYGLQEGSPRTPDQEQFLKQHFETLANGAAPGAPVQVPERSESRSISSRFLLQVQTRPLREPSPPSSSLALMSRPAQVLQASGEQPRGNGANPPGAPPEVEPSSGNPSPQQAASVLLSRCRLNPDSSWAPKRVATASPLSGLQKAQSVHSLVPQERDEAGLQAPSPGPLLSREIEAQDGLGSLPPADGRPSRPHSYQNPTTSSMAKISRSISVGENLGLVAEPQAHAPIRVSPLSKLALPSRAHLVLDIPKPLPDRPTLAAFCPVTKGRAPGEAEKPGFPVGLGKAYSTTERWACLGEDTTPKPRTECQAHPGPSSPCAQQLPVSSLLQGPENLQPPPPEKTPNPMECTKPGAALSRDSEPAVSLEQCEQLVAELRGSVCQAVRLYHSVAGCRMPSAEQSRIAQLLRDTFSSVRQELEAVAGAVLSSPGSSSGAVGAEQTQALLEQYSELLLRAVERRMERKL, encoded by the exons GAAAACCATCACTGCCCTTGCCTTCTCCCCTGATGGCAAGTATTTGGTCACTGGAGAG AGTGGGCACATGCCTGCCGTGCGGGTTTGGGACGTGGCAGAGCGCAGCCAGGTGGCCGAGCTGCAGGAGCACAAGTATGGTGTGGCTTGTGTGGCCTTCTCTCCTAGCGCCAAGTACATTGTCTCTGTGGGCTATCAGCATGACATGATCGTCAATGTGTGGGCCTGGAAG AAAAACATTGTGGTGGCCTCCAACAAGGTGTCCAGTCGGGTGACAGCAGTGTCCTTCTCTGAGGATTGCAGCTACTTTGTCACTGCAGGCAACCGGCACATCAAATTCTGGTATCTTGATGACAGCAAGACCTCAAAG GTGAATGCCACTGTGCCCTTGCTGGGCCGCTCAGGGCTGCTGGGAGAGCTACGGAACAACCTATTCACTGATGTGGCCTGTGGCAGAGGAAAGAAGGCGGACAGTACCTTCTGCATTACGTCCTCAGGGCTGCTGTGCGAGTTCAGTGATCGAAGGCTTTTGGACAAGTGGGTGGAGCTGAGG ACCACAGTGGCCCACTGCATCTCTGTGAGCCAAGACTACATCTTCTGTGGCTGTGCTGATGGCACCGTGCGCCTTTTCAACCCCTCCAACCTGCACTTCCTTAGCACCTTGCCCCGACCCCATGCTCTGGGGACAGACATTGCTAGCGTCACTGAGGCCAG TCGCCTCTTCTCTGGAGTGGCCAATGCCAGGTATCCAGACACCATTGCCTTGACCTTTGATCCTACTAATCAGTGGCTGTCTTGTGTGTACAACGATCATAGCATTTATGTTTGGGATGTGAGGGACCCCAAGAAAGTGGGCAAGGTGTACTCGGCTCTGTATCATTCTTCCTGCGTCTGGAGTGTGGAG GTCTACCCCGAGGTGAAGGACAGTAACCAGGCCTGCCTGCCCCCCAGTTCCTTTATTACCTGCTCCTCAGACAACACCATCCGCCTGTGGAACACAGAGAGCTCCGGGGTGCATGGCTCCACCCTCCACCGAAACATCCTCAGCAGT GATCTCATTAAAATCATTTATGTGGATGGGAACACCCAGGCCCTGCTGGACACAGAGCTGCCTGGAGGAGACAAAGCTGATGCATCCCTGATGGATCCCCGCGTGGGCATCCGCTCGGTGTGTGTCAGCCCCAATGGACAGCATCTAGCATCAGGGGACCGTATGGGCACACTTAG GGTGCACGAACTTCAGTCCCTGAGTGAGATGCTGAAGGTGGAGGCCCATGACTCTGAGATTCTGTGCCTGGAGTATTCTAAGCCAGACACAG GTCTGAAACTGCTAGCATCGGCGAGCCGGGACCGGCTGATCCACGTGCTGGATGCCGGACGGGAGTACAGCCTACAGCAGACGCTGGACGAACACTCATCCTCCATCACTGCTGTCAAGTTTGCAG CCAGTGATGGGCAAGTCCGCATGATCAGCTGTGGAGCAGACAAGAGCATCTACTTCCGCACTGCGCAGAAG TCTGGAGATGGAGTGCAGTTCACACGGACACACCACGTGGTGCGGAAGACGACCCTCTATGACATGGATGTGGAGCCCAGCTGGAAGTACACGGCCATTGGCTGCCAGGACCGAAACATTCG GGTATTTAACATCAGCAGTGGAAAGCAGAAGAAGCTGTTTAAAGGGTCACAGGGTGAGGACGGCACACTCATTAAG GTGCAGACAGACCCCTCAGGGATCTACATTGCCACCAGCTGTTCTGACAAGAATCTCTCCATTTTTGACTTCTCCTCAGGCGAGTGCGTGGCCACCATGTTTGGCCACTCAG AGATTGTCACTGGCATGAAATTTAGTAATGACTGCAAACATCTCATCTCTGTGTCTGGGGACAG CTGCATATTTGTGTGGCGCCTGAGCTCTGAGATGACCATCAGCATGAGGCAGCGTCTGGCCGAGCTGCGCCAGCGTCAGCGGGGCGGCAAGCAGCAAGGACCATCCTCTCCCCAAAGGGCTTCTGGACCCAACCG GCACCAGGCGCCATCGATGCTCTCTCCTGCACCAGCTCTCTCATCAGACAGTGACAAGGAGGGAGAAGATGAGGGGACTGAAGAAGAACTTCCAGCACTGCCTGTCCTTGCCAAGAGTACCAAGAAATCACTGG CCTCGGTCCCCAGCCCAGCCTTGCCCCGAAGCCTGTCCCACTGGGAGATGAGTCGG GCACAGGAGTCTGTGGGGTTCCTGGACCCAGCTCCTGCAGCCAACCCAGGACCCAGAAGAAGGGGGCGCTGGGTTCAGCCAGGTGTGGAGCTGAGCGTTAGATCCATGCTGGATCTGCGGCAGCTGGAAACGCTGGCCCCAAGCCCGCAGGGCCCTAGCCAGGACTCACTGGCCATCATCCCATCTGGTCCCAGGAAGCATGGGCAGCAGGCCCTTGAGACTTCACTCACTAGCCAG AATGAAAAGCCCCCTCGGCCTCAGGCTTCCCAACCTTGTTCCTATCCCCATATTATCCGATTATTGTCACAAGAGGAAGGGGTCTTTGCCCAAGATCTGGAACCTGCACCCGTTGAAGATGGTATTGTCTACCCGGAGCCGAGTGACAGCCCCACCATGGATACCAG TGAGTTCCAGGTGCAGGCTCCAGCCCGGGGAACTCTGGGAAGAGTGTACCCAGGCAGCAGGAGCTCAGAAAAGCACAGCCCTGACAGTGCCTGCTCTGTGGATTACAGCAGCAGCTGCCTTTCCAGCCCCGAGCACCCCACTGAAG aCTCTGAGAGCACGGAGCCCCTCAGTGTGGATGGCATCTCCTCAGACCTTGAAGAGCCAGCTGAGGgcgaggaagaagaggaggaagaggagggaggcacGGGCCCCTATGGGCTACAGGAGGGCAGCCCCCGGACTCCAGACCAGGAGCAGTTCCTAAAACAGCACTTTGAGACTCTGGCCAATGGAGCTGCTCCAG GGGCCCCAGTGCAGGTGCCAGAGAGGTCAGAGTCTCGGAGTATCTCTTCACGATTCCTGTTGCAAGTACAGACCCGCCCACTCAG GGAACCATCCCCGCCCTCCTCAAGCCTGGCACTGATGTCGAGACCAGCCCAGGTGCTACAGGCATCTGGTGAGCAGCCGAGAGGCAATGGTGCCAATCCACCTGGAGCACCCCCGGAGGTGGAACCGTCCTCTGGCAACCCTAGCCCCCAGCAGGCAGCCTCTGTGCTGTTGTCACGATGCCGTCTCAACCCTGACAGCAGCTGGGCTCCCAAGAGAGTGGCCACAGCCAGCCCCTTATCTGGACTCCAGAAGGCCCAGTCTGTGCACAGTCTGGTGCCACAGG AAAGAGATGAGGCCGGTCTGCAGGCCCCTTCACCAGGCCCACTGCTCTCTCGGGAGATCGAAGCTCAGGATGGTCTGGGCTCCCTGCCCCCAGCTGATGGCCGTCCATCTCGGCCTCACTCTTATCAGAACCCCACCACCAGTTCCATGGCCAAGATATCCCGCAGTATCTCTGTTGGGGAGAACCTGGGCCTGGTGGCTGAACCTCAAGCTCATGCCCCCATCCGAGTCTCACCACTCAGCAAGCTGGCCCTGCCCAGCCGGGCTCACCTGGTCCTGGACATCCCCAAACCACTGCCTGACCGTCCTACCCTGGCTGCATTCTGTCCTGTCACCAAAGGCCGGGCCCCTGGCGAGGCAGAAAAGCCTGGCTTCCCAGTGGGCCTAGGAAAAGCTTACAGTACAACTGAGAGATGGGCCTGTTTGGGGGAGGACACCACTCCCAAGCCTAGGACAGAGTGCCAGGCTCATCCTGGGCCCagcagcccctgtgcccagcaaCTGCCAGTCAGCAGCCTCCTCCAAGGCCCCGAAAACTtgcagcccccaccccctgaGAAGACTCCCAACCCCATGGAATGCACCAAGCCAGGGGCAGCCCTGAGCCGGGACTCAG AGCCAGCGGTGAGCCTGGAGCAGTGTGAGCAGCTGGTGGCAGAGCTCCGCGGCAGCGTGTGCCAGGCCGTGCGGCTCTACCACTCG GTGGCTGGCTGCAGGATGCCGTCAGCAGAGCAAAGTCGGATCGCCCAGCTCCTCAGAGACACCTTCTCTTCAGTGCGACAGGAGCTGGAAGCTGTGGCTGGGGCAGTGCTGTCCAGCCCAGGCAGCAGCTCTGGAGCCGTGGGAGCCGAGCAGACACAGGCCCTACTGGAGCAATACTCAGAACTGTTGCTTCGAGCCGTGGAACGGCGCATGGAACGCAAACTCTGA